From the genome of Candidatus Roizmanbacteria bacterium, one region includes:
- a CDS encoding topoisomerase DNA-binding C4 zinc finger domain-containing protein — MDEVQNLDEKCPKCQSPLVMATTRSGKKLKRCSTNVWNAETRSSTGCDYVEWQKGATEQTDEDCPKCGSKLVIYTSASGKKLKKCSTNSWNRETKSSEGCDYVQWL; from the coding sequence ATGGATGAAGTACAGAACCTTGATGAGAAATGCCCAAAGTGTCAGAGTCCTTTAGTAATGGCAACTACCCGATCAGGTAAGAAACTTAAACGCTGTTCGACAAATGTTTGGAACGCAGAGACTAGATCTTCGACTGGATGTGATTATGTTGAGTGGCAGAAAGGCGCAACTGAACAGACAGATGAGGACTGTCCGAAATGTGGTTCTAAACTTGTAATCTACACCAGCGCCTCAGGAAAAAAACTAAAAAAATGCTCAACCAATAGTTGGAACCGAGAAACAAAATCCTCAGAAGGTTGTGACTACGTTCAGTGGCTTTAA
- a CDS encoding radical SAM protein — protein MKYFLKTFGCQQNHADSERLRKSFDARGIIESGSYEEANYVIINTCMVRESAENRVYGLVNNLGEIKKEKIAKNEFYKIIITGCMVGLAFRDKTGKFLDKIRNAMPAADEFMPIEEVGFDLEPVRNNATHAWVPISNGCNNFCTFCVVPFTRGREISRPFHSVLEECENLKKKGYTSVTLLGQNVNSYGSDLLIGEENVQTQRDLEKTYFSDKTELTNPRVKIEFKLHGKKIEPIYVKHLGRFRIPTLFPYLLEAVAQLGFEKVDFYSANPWDYSDELIDVIARNTNITRDLHIPVQSGDTEVLKRMNRWYSHDDYLNLISKLKSKIPEMKISTDIIVGFPGETDAEFENTVKLAKEVGFYKAYLAMYSQRPMTSATKLMEDSVPHPVKKQRWQILEDLINKPHLS, from the coding sequence ATGAAATATTTTCTCAAGACATTTGGTTGTCAACAAAATCATGCAGACTCTGAGCGTCTACGTAAGAGCTTCGATGCTCGTGGCATCATTGAGTCTGGATCTTACGAGGAGGCAAACTACGTCATTATCAATACCTGCATGGTGCGTGAATCTGCAGAAAACAGGGTGTATGGATTGGTAAATAATCTTGGAGAGATAAAAAAAGAAAAAATAGCGAAGAATGAGTTCTATAAAATCATCATCACAGGTTGTATGGTGGGACTCGCCTTTCGCGATAAGACCGGCAAATTTTTAGACAAAATTCGTAACGCTATGCCGGCAGCAGATGAGTTCATGCCCATTGAGGAGGTAGGTTTCGATCTAGAGCCGGTTCGCAATAACGCAACACATGCTTGGGTGCCAATTTCCAATGGATGTAACAACTTCTGCACATTCTGCGTGGTTCCATTTACTCGAGGGAGAGAGATTAGTCGTCCATTTCATTCAGTACTTGAGGAATGTGAGAACCTAAAGAAAAAAGGGTATACGTCAGTAACCCTCCTTGGACAGAACGTCAATTCGTATGGTTCTGATCTACTTATCGGAGAGGAGAATGTTCAAACACAACGAGATCTCGAAAAAACCTACTTTAGTGATAAAACCGAACTGACGAATCCCCGTGTAAAAATTGAGTTCAAACTGCATGGAAAAAAGATCGAGCCAATTTACGTCAAGCATCTTGGGCGCTTTAGGATTCCAACACTGTTCCCGTATCTCCTTGAGGCCGTAGCACAACTTGGCTTTGAGAAGGTTGATTTTTACTCAGCTAATCCATGGGACTACTCCGATGAGCTTATAGATGTTATTGCTCGAAATACAAATATCACTCGCGATCTTCATATTCCGGTTCAGTCTGGAGATACCGAGGTTCTTAAAAGGATGAATCGCTGGTATAGTCACGACGACTATCTCAACTTAATCTCAAAACTTAAAAGTAAGATTCCTGAGATGAAGATTAGCACGGACATAATTGTTGGCTTCCCCGGTGAGACCGACGCAGAGTTTGAGAATACGGTCAAGCTTGCGAAGGAAGTTGGGTTTTATAAAGCGTACCTTGCGATGTACTCTCAACGACCGATGACCTCAGCAACGAAGTTAATGGAGGATAGCGTTCCCCATCCGGTGAAAAAACAACGCTGGCAAATCTTGGAAGACCTCATCAACAAACCCCACCTGTCCTAA
- a CDS encoding LytR C-terminal domain-containing protein, with amino-acid sequence MENTEGSILDRGSIQSFPTMSPNKKGGSKKLWILIVLIAVAVAAFLFLRPSETTIQKPTPTIEPTTIIEEPPITDETSTTPTTEPTKDVKKTATGPKIQVQNGSGAEGVAGKMQTALSDSGYDNVETTNADNFDYTEVTIKAKDASMETAKKIKTQLKDYSFAEEVATLSDDSDFDIVLIVGK; translated from the coding sequence ATGGAAAATACCGAAGGTTCAATTCTAGATCGAGGCTCTATCCAGTCGTTTCCAACAATGTCTCCAAATAAAAAAGGTGGATCAAAGAAACTTTGGATTCTCATTGTGCTTATTGCGGTCGCCGTTGCTGCATTTTTATTTCTAAGGCCATCAGAAACGACAATTCAAAAACCTACACCAACGATTGAACCTACAACAATCATTGAAGAACCCCCGATTACGGATGAGACCAGTACGACTCCTACCACAGAACCGACAAAGGACGTCAAAAAAACCGCTACAGGGCCGAAGATACAGGTACAAAACGGTAGTGGTGCTGAGGGAGTGGCTGGTAAGATGCAGACTGCACTCTCAGACAGTGGTTATGATAATGTAGAAACCACAAATGCAGACAACTTCGACTACACAGAAGTTACAATCAAAGCAAAGGATGCATCGATGGAAACGGCCAAAAAAATTAAAACACAGCTGAAAGACTACTCGTTTGCAGAAGAAGTGGCTACTTTGAGTGATGACTCGGATTTTGACATCGTACTGATCGTAGGCAAGTGA
- a CDS encoding PEGA domain-containing protein, whose translation MRKGSFKGKLILLTVLVVLFGIFLLLKFFFFNGQTELGEIRVVSTPQSVVYLDQIQIGNTPVRQKMKVGEYLIKLIPNKEASQSATWQGKIKVYKNAVTYVGRVLGNSDISTAGEISTLTKMETKPTKDNVGEIAVESDPQGALVYLDLDEKGVAPLILYDVPKGTHELSIYLPGFFRRTLKLNVEAGHRTSTSVKLAIDQLSQQESTKSATIKNITKEQQPTSKASAGDDGAKKIVILIKETPTGWLRVRSEPSIDASESAKVNPGESYELVEEKPNWYKILFNDEQEGWVAAQYSEKVTN comes from the coding sequence ATGCGAAAAGGCTCATTCAAAGGTAAGTTAATTTTACTAACGGTATTAGTCGTTCTTTTTGGTATTTTCCTACTTCTTAAGTTCTTCTTTTTTAACGGTCAAACTGAGTTGGGAGAGATCAGAGTAGTTTCAACTCCACAGTCAGTAGTCTATCTAGACCAAATACAGATTGGAAATACTCCAGTTAGGCAAAAAATGAAGGTGGGTGAGTATCTCATAAAGCTCATTCCAAATAAAGAAGCGTCTCAATCGGCCACCTGGCAAGGCAAAATAAAGGTATATAAAAATGCAGTAACCTATGTCGGACGAGTTCTCGGAAACTCTGATATCTCAACTGCAGGTGAGATCTCCACTCTTACAAAAATGGAAACCAAACCAACTAAAGATAATGTTGGTGAAATCGCAGTTGAGTCGGATCCGCAGGGAGCGCTTGTATACCTAGATTTAGACGAAAAAGGAGTTGCTCCATTAATACTATACGATGTTCCAAAAGGGACACACGAGCTATCGATCTATTTGCCAGGTTTTTTTAGAAGAACCCTGAAACTTAATGTAGAGGCTGGACATAGGACGTCCACGAGTGTCAAGTTGGCAATTGATCAACTGTCTCAGCAAGAGTCGACTAAGAGTGCAACAATAAAGAATATCACTAAAGAACAACAGCCCACATCCAAGGCGTCTGCAGGTGATGATGGAGCTAAAAAAATTGTAATTTTAATAAAAGAAACGCCAACAGGTTGGTTAAGAGTTAGATCAGAGCCATCAATTGATGCTTCAGAGTCCGCTAAGGTAAATCCAGGTGAAAGCTACGAGCTGGTTGAAGAAAAACCAAATTGGTATAAAATTCTTTTTAATGATGAGCAGGAGGGATGGGTTGCTGCTCAGTACTCCGAGAAAGTAACCAACTAG
- a CDS encoding DNA-3-methyladenine glycosylase 2 family protein: MSHKARKHLQNVDSKLYGYIEKNPLIPLRKSRNFFSELCDTIISQQLSGKAAATIFGRFKNLFPKKNITAQALFNIPDEKIRECGASWAKVRSLKDLAAKVDNKTVNLDKLEHMSNEDVINTLVQIKGIGPWSAEMFLIFALGREDVFSFGDLGLKKGIIKVYGLKEEPSIKQIEMIVSRWKPYRTYASRVLWKSLELK; this comes from the coding sequence ATGAGTCATAAGGCTCGAAAGCATCTTCAAAACGTAGACTCCAAACTATACGGATACATAGAAAAAAATCCTCTTATACCCCTAAGAAAGTCACGTAATTTTTTTTCAGAACTCTGCGATACTATTATTTCGCAACAACTATCGGGCAAGGCCGCAGCTACAATTTTTGGACGATTTAAAAACCTTTTCCCTAAAAAGAACATAACTGCTCAAGCCTTGTTTAATATTCCCGACGAAAAGATTAGAGAATGTGGAGCATCATGGGCAAAGGTTAGAAGTCTCAAAGATTTAGCAGCGAAAGTTGATAATAAAACTGTGAATCTCGATAAGCTAGAGCATATGAGCAATGAAGATGTCATCAATACCCTGGTTCAGATAAAGGGCATAGGTCCTTGGTCAGCAGAGATGTTCTTGATCTTTGCTCTGGGTAGAGAAGACGTATTTTCCTTTGGAGACCTTGGTCTTAAAAAAGGAATTATCAAGGTTTACGGACTTAAGGAAGAGCCTTCTATAAAACAGATTGAGATGATAGTTTCCAGATGGAAACCTTATAGAACCTATGCAAGTAGAGTTCTGTGGAAAAGCTTAGAGTTAAAGTGA
- a CDS encoding NAD-dependent epimerase/dehydratase family protein, with the protein MKILVTGGAGFIGSHLCEALLSLGHSVICVDNFSSSLKSNISRLIKNSQFSFVEYDVTVPGLEVGPFERLYHLASPASPNHHSPISYHALALETMLVNTQGTLNLLRLAQKNKARFLFSSTSEVYGDPLVNPQPETYLGNASTTGPRSVYDEAKRFGETLISYFVRDHNLDARIARIFNTYGPQMHPQDMRMVESFIVSALKNEPINIFGDGLQTRSLCYVTDTVDGLIKLMELDDGKGKVVNIGSEEEKTVNDFADMITKLCNSTSELSHTETLPQDDPKKRRADISLARKLLNWEPKVTLDVGLKQTIEYIRTL; encoded by the coding sequence ATGAAGATATTGGTTACTGGAGGAGCAGGATTTATCGGTTCGCATCTTTGCGAAGCACTACTCTCTCTAGGTCATTCAGTAATCTGCGTGGATAACTTTTCTTCGAGTTTAAAATCTAATATCTCGAGGCTCATTAAAAACTCTCAGTTCAGCTTCGTCGAGTATGACGTGACGGTGCCAGGGCTTGAGGTTGGTCCATTCGAACGACTCTACCACCTTGCCTCTCCTGCATCTCCAAATCATCATAGTCCGATCAGTTACCACGCTCTAGCGCTCGAGACGATGCTTGTTAATACTCAAGGAACACTCAACTTACTTCGCCTTGCACAGAAGAACAAGGCGCGATTTCTCTTTTCCTCAACATCTGAAGTTTACGGCGATCCGTTAGTGAATCCCCAACCAGAAACCTATCTTGGAAATGCATCAACTACCGGACCACGATCTGTGTATGATGAGGCAAAGAGATTTGGCGAAACTCTAATTTCCTACTTTGTGAGAGACCATAATCTTGATGCAAGGATTGCAAGAATTTTTAATACCTACGGACCACAGATGCATCCCCAAGACATGAGAATGGTTGAGTCCTTCATCGTCTCTGCGCTCAAAAACGAACCGATAAATATTTTTGGTGACGGTCTGCAGACACGATCTCTCTGTTATGTAACAGATACAGTAGATGGACTCATCAAACTGATGGAACTAGATGACGGCAAAGGAAAAGTAGTAAACATAGGATCCGAAGAAGAAAAAACCGTCAATGATTTCGCTGACATGATTACGAAACTCTGTAATTCTACATCCGAGTTGTCACATACAGAAACCCTTCCACAAGATGACCCTAAAAAACGTCGTGCAGATATTTCCCTAGCGAGAAAGCTTTTAAACTGGGAGCCTAAAGTAACACTAGATGTTGGGCTTAAACAAACCATAGAATACATTCGCACCTTATGA
- a CDS encoding glycosyltransferase — protein sequence MKKAVIIIPTYNEAYDIEKILESVFSITSKINNWQFTVLVIDSTSPDGTSQIVEGLKKKHKNLVLIKTKKEGLGKAYMTGFTYALEKLEADLLFEMDADFSHDPSVLPEFVRKIDEGADFVIGSRYRKGGSIPADWGMNRKIYSVLGNLIIRLGFMKLKISDWTSGYRAIRSWVIKSSLSYIQNSTGYVFQVALLEKAVKLHARVEEIPINFVDRKYGVSKLNSGQYIKNTLLYVLTHSSFIKYVLVGGSGFIIDFGLSYLMIERVHTQFPVWLATIMSAEVAIIWNFIWNNYWTFSHKKVGHKSHEFLTSLGKFNIVALGSILIQAGLIELCVRSFGRSFWYIYKIAILGFIIIPYSYVLYNRVIWKGGRQEEKN from the coding sequence ATGAAAAAAGCAGTAATCATTATTCCTACATATAACGAAGCCTACGATATCGAGAAGATCCTCGAGTCTGTCTTCTCGATTACATCAAAGATAAATAACTGGCAATTTACAGTTTTGGTTATAGACAGCACCTCACCAGATGGAACCTCGCAGATTGTAGAGGGACTAAAAAAGAAGCATAAGAATCTTGTCTTGATCAAGACTAAGAAGGAAGGACTTGGTAAAGCGTATATGACGGGTTTCACCTATGCTCTGGAAAAGCTTGAAGCCGATCTTTTGTTCGAAATGGATGCAGATTTTTCACACGACCCATCGGTTCTTCCAGAATTTGTTCGAAAGATAGACGAAGGTGCAGATTTTGTAATAGGATCACGTTATCGAAAAGGAGGATCGATTCCTGCAGACTGGGGAATGAACCGCAAAATTTATTCAGTACTTGGTAATCTCATAATTCGTCTCGGTTTTATGAAACTTAAGATTTCTGACTGGACTTCAGGATATAGAGCTATTAGAAGTTGGGTTATCAAATCGAGTCTCTCTTATATTCAAAACAGTACCGGTTACGTCTTTCAAGTTGCGCTTCTTGAAAAGGCTGTGAAACTTCATGCTAGAGTCGAAGAGATACCAATCAACTTTGTAGATAGAAAATATGGTGTTTCAAAACTCAACTCAGGACAGTACATTAAAAATACCCTGCTATATGTACTTACACACTCATCTTTTATTAAATATGTCTTGGTTGGCGGATCGGGTTTTATTATCGATTTTGGTCTCTCATACCTAATGATCGAAAGGGTTCACACTCAGTTCCCAGTTTGGCTCGCTACTATAATGAGCGCAGAGGTCGCAATTATATGGAACTTCATCTGGAACAATTATTGGACATTCTCCCATAAGAAAGTCGGGCATAAATCACACGAATTTCTCACTAGTTTGGGCAAGTTTAATATTGTAGCGCTTGGCTCAATACTGATTCAAGCCGGACTAATCGAGCTTTGCGTGCGATCATTTGGACGCAGTTTTTGGTACATTTATAAAATTGCAATTTTAGGCTTTATAATTATTCCTTACTCATATGTCCTGTACAACAGAGTGATTTGGAAAGGCGGAAGACAGGAAGAAAAAAATTAG
- a CDS encoding NAD(P)-dependent oxidoreductase: protein MKVAITGSTGLVGSRIVELLQDNFTFIPLNHSDVDLTDKDSVDAALSDLDFDLLLHCAGYTNVDKAEIEKEQATLLNVEATRYLLEATQKKNKKIIYISTDFVFDGREGPYDENSQPNPIGYYGKTKFEGEEVVKDRGMIVRISYPYRAAYEKRGDFFRTIKSLVKQGKSITGITDSIITPTFIDDIAYGLKYLMKNFRPEIFHLVGGDSLSPHDAFTAIAEVFQLDSSLIAKTTYDEFFKGKAQRPRHGHTISVKNSFHPMKTFKDALIEIAASIK, encoded by the coding sequence ATGAAGGTAGCAATTACCGGTTCCACTGGCTTAGTCGGCTCACGAATCGTCGAGCTGCTCCAAGACAACTTCACCTTTATACCTCTTAACCACAGCGATGTTGATTTGACCGATAAAGATTCTGTGGACGCCGCTCTTTCAGACCTTGATTTCGACCTCCTCCTGCACTGCGCGGGCTACACAAATGTCGATAAAGCTGAGATTGAGAAAGAGCAGGCTACCCTTCTCAACGTGGAGGCGACTCGATATTTGCTCGAAGCAACTCAAAAAAAGAATAAAAAAATCATATATATTTCTACCGACTTTGTCTTCGATGGTCGAGAAGGGCCGTATGACGAGAATAGTCAACCAAATCCAATCGGATATTACGGCAAAACGAAGTTTGAAGGTGAGGAGGTTGTGAAAGATCGGGGGATGATTGTGCGAATCTCTTACCCATATCGCGCTGCGTACGAGAAGAGAGGAGATTTTTTCAGAACAATCAAATCACTCGTGAAGCAGGGTAAGTCGATTACTGGAATTACCGACTCAATAATTACTCCAACCTTTATTGATGATATTGCGTATGGACTCAAATATCTCATGAAAAACTTCCGTCCCGAGATCTTCCATCTCGTAGGCGGAGACTCACTCAGTCCACACGATGCTTTCACTGCAATTGCTGAGGTATTTCAACTCGATTCATCTCTTATTGCGAAGACGACCTATGATGAATTTTTCAAGGGTAAAGCTCAACGACCTAGACATGGACACACCATTTCAGTAAAAAACTCCTTTCACCCCATGAAGACCTTCAAGGATGCTTTGATTGAAATAGCTGCCTCCATAAAGTAG
- the rfbB gene encoding dTDP-glucose 4,6-dehydratase gives MRLLVTGGAGFIGSNFILYWLKKYPKDTIVNVDKLTYAGNLENLSSIKDNNSYAFVKADICDAKHMNTLMEGVDTVVHFAAESHVDRSIIDSDPFVQTNVLGTQTLLKAAINHKIKRFHHVSTDEVFGSLELNSKEKFSETTPYDPRSPYSASKAASDHLVRAFYHTYGLPITISNCSNNFGPFHFPEKLIPLAITNILEGLKVPVYGDGLYVRDWLFVEDHCEAIDAILQKGKVGETYCVGSMTQDVPNIEIVNQICALMGKNPGEVIEHVKDRPGHDRRYAIDFSKIQNELGWSPKHSFESALKSTIEWYRANETWWKHIKTGEYKEYYDKQYQQ, from the coding sequence ATGAGACTACTTGTAACTGGTGGTGCTGGGTTTATAGGATCTAACTTCATTCTTTACTGGCTTAAGAAATATCCTAAAGATACAATCGTCAACGTCGATAAGCTCACCTACGCAGGAAACCTAGAGAACCTCTCCTCAATAAAAGACAATAATAGCTACGCCTTCGTGAAGGCAGACATCTGCGATGCCAAACATATGAATACGCTAATGGAGGGCGTTGACACCGTCGTTCATTTCGCGGCTGAATCGCACGTCGATCGTTCCATTATAGACTCCGATCCGTTTGTGCAGACAAATGTGCTTGGCACCCAGACGCTGCTAAAGGCTGCAATTAACCATAAGATTAAACGATTTCACCATGTTTCTACCGATGAGGTCTTTGGCTCATTAGAACTTAACTCAAAAGAAAAGTTTAGTGAAACGACTCCCTACGATCCTCGTAGTCCGTACTCGGCCTCAAAGGCTGCATCGGATCATCTGGTTCGCGCTTTTTATCACACATACGGATTACCCATCACTATCTCAAACTGCTCGAATAACTTTGGCCCATTTCATTTTCCAGAAAAATTGATCCCGTTGGCGATCACAAATATTCTTGAAGGACTCAAGGTTCCGGTCTATGGCGACGGATTATACGTGCGCGATTGGCTCTTTGTAGAAGACCATTGTGAGGCGATTGATGCAATCTTGCAGAAGGGAAAGGTAGGAGAAACCTACTGCGTTGGAAGTATGACTCAGGATGTACCAAATATCGAGATTGTAAATCAGATCTGCGCATTAATGGGCAAGAATCCTGGTGAAGTCATCGAACATGTGAAGGATCGACCCGGTCATGATCGACGGTATGCCATCGACTTCTCAAAGATTCAAAATGAACTCGGATGGAGTCCAAAACATAGTTTTGAGTCAGCGCTCAAATCAACTATCGAATGGTATCGTGCAAACGAGACGTGGTGGAAACATATTAAAACGGGAGAATATAAAGAATATTACGATAAGCAATACCAGCAGTAA
- a CDS encoding cysteine--tRNA ligase — protein sequence MLQLYDSLSRNKKDFVPLSKGIVKLYVCGITPNNATHLGHAFTYAVFDTLIRYLKFKGLSVTYIQNATDINDGDDVIKQAAEAGKSWTEIARQWIEHFHKQMNALNVLPPDKYILASSVMGQIISMNEALIANGFAYVKNGNVYFDISKFEGYGSLSKYGRDQMLMISQERGNDPTDPNKKNPMDFVLWVKAKGDPNWKSPWGPGRPGWHIECSAMVEEALGDQIDIHGGGRDLIFPHHESEVAQSESFTGKKPYVQFWMHTGMVMFEGEKMSKSLGNLVLVEDLLKKYSSCAIRWLLLSHHYRHPWEYEEDELKNYEKKFKALRSRLQEQNSGDWKKVEGFLEDDFNTPEALRYLEVECGGDTLKKGLDLLGFKI from the coding sequence ATGCTCCAATTATACGATTCTTTATCGAGAAATAAGAAGGATTTTGTTCCCCTTAGTAAAGGTATTGTTAAGCTATATGTCTGCGGCATTACTCCAAACAACGCTACTCATTTAGGTCATGCATTTACATACGCGGTTTTCGACACTCTTATTAGATATTTAAAATTCAAAGGATTAAGCGTTACCTATATACAGAATGCAACTGACATCAATGACGGAGACGACGTGATAAAACAGGCGGCGGAGGCAGGTAAATCATGGACCGAGATAGCTCGACAGTGGATCGAACACTTTCATAAGCAGATGAACGCGCTGAATGTATTACCACCAGACAAGTATATTTTGGCGTCAAGCGTGATGGGTCAAATAATTTCAATGAATGAAGCACTTATAGCGAATGGTTTTGCTTACGTAAAAAATGGGAATGTATATTTTGATATTTCAAAGTTCGAAGGTTATGGATCTCTGTCAAAATATGGTCGTGATCAGATGCTCATGATCTCTCAGGAGAGAGGAAACGATCCAACAGATCCTAATAAAAAAAATCCAATGGACTTTGTTTTATGGGTAAAAGCTAAAGGAGATCCTAACTGGAAGTCACCTTGGGGACCGGGAAGACCTGGATGGCACATTGAATGCTCTGCAATGGTAGAGGAGGCTCTTGGTGACCAGATCGACATACACGGTGGTGGTAGGGACCTCATATTTCCTCATCATGAAAGTGAAGTTGCCCAGTCCGAAAGTTTTACCGGTAAAAAACCATATGTTCAGTTTTGGATGCATACCGGCATGGTAATGTTTGAAGGAGAGAAGATGTCTAAATCCCTTGGTAATCTAGTTTTGGTGGAGGATCTTTTGAAAAAATACTCCTCTTGCGCCATTCGTTGGTTGCTTTTGTCCCACCACTACCGCCATCCATGGGAATACGAAGAAGATGAATTAAAAAATTACGAGAAAAAGTTCAAAGCTCTACGCTCTAGGTTACAAGAACAAAACAGTGGTGATTGGAAAAAGGTTGAAGGATTTCTTGAGGATGATTTTAATACTCCGGAAGCCCTGCGTTATCTGGAAGTAGAATGTGGCGGCGATACGCTAAAAAAAGGGCTAGATTTACTAGGATTCAAAATTTGA
- a CDS encoding UDP-glucose/GDP-mannose dehydrogenase family protein, which produces MTITVVGHGYVGLVSACVFADFGNKVWVVGHTPEKLQRLKNGDPIIYEPGLAEMLKKNIAAGRLHFTDSFDPAVKESAIVFITVGTPPKKDGSADLSAVYKVAENIANNLGDKFTVVSCKSTVPVGTNLEVEKILIKNKPKGATIAVASCPEFLREGSAISDTVKPDRVVIGSNDNNAIKALLDLHATFPGKRVVTNLPSAELIKYASNSMLATKISFANLISFFCEQTGADVEMVLDAVGMDKRIGRVFMYSGVGYGGSCFPKDVQALTETGKHLGVDVSLLESVEEINHEARKLFVDKVTKHVKGKAIAIWGLAFKPDTDDVRFAPSVYMIERLLKEGYSIKAYDAAAMSNVRKLISDPQLELVDEPYSALEGADALLVLTEWNEFKQVDLSKLKKLLKSHLIFDGRNMYDPEKMRAEGFTYFGVGRS; this is translated from the coding sequence ATGACAATCACCGTAGTTGGCCATGGATATGTAGGACTCGTAAGCGCATGTGTCTTTGCCGACTTTGGTAACAAAGTTTGGGTTGTCGGCCACACACCTGAGAAGCTACAGCGGCTAAAGAACGGTGATCCCATTATCTATGAACCGGGCCTCGCCGAGATGTTGAAAAAAAACATTGCGGCCGGACGCCTCCATTTCACTGACTCCTTCGATCCGGCAGTTAAGGAATCAGCTATTGTTTTTATTACCGTCGGAACACCACCTAAAAAGGACGGGAGCGCTGATCTATCTGCGGTATATAAGGTAGCCGAAAATATTGCAAATAATCTTGGGGATAAATTTACCGTTGTATCATGTAAAAGCACTGTACCTGTTGGGACTAACCTAGAGGTTGAAAAAATCCTGATCAAAAACAAGCCGAAAGGCGCAACTATTGCCGTTGCATCCTGCCCTGAGTTTCTACGCGAAGGATCGGCTATCTCAGATACTGTTAAACCCGATCGAGTGGTAATTGGTTCAAATGACAATAATGCAATTAAGGCGCTCCTCGACCTCCATGCTACATTTCCAGGTAAGCGCGTGGTTACCAACCTCCCATCTGCGGAACTTATAAAATACGCTTCGAACTCAATGTTGGCCACCAAAATTTCGTTTGCGAATCTCATCTCGTTTTTCTGTGAACAAACAGGTGCGGATGTTGAGATGGTCCTTGATGCGGTTGGAATGGATAAACGTATTGGGAGAGTCTTTATGTACTCAGGCGTCGGTTACGGCGGATCATGTTTCCCGAAGGACGTTCAGGCTTTAACTGAGACAGGAAAACATTTGGGAGTAGATGTCTCGCTCCTTGAGTCGGTGGAGGAAATTAATCATGAAGCACGAAAGCTCTTTGTTGATAAAGTTACCAAACATGTGAAAGGTAAGGCAATTGCCATCTGGGGACTTGCCTTCAAACCCGATACGGACGATGTACGATTTGCCCCCTCTGTCTACATGATCGAGAGACTTTTAAAAGAAGGATATTCGATCAAGGCATATGATGCAGCTGCCATGAGTAATGTCCGTAAACTAATCTCGGACCCTCAATTAGAGCTCGTAGACGAGCCGTATTCTGCACTTGAAGGAGCAGATGCATTACTCGTACTCACTGAGTGGAATGAGTTTAAGCAGGTAGATCTTTCCAAGTTAAAAAAACTTCTCAAATCGCACCTCATATTCGATGGGAGGAATATGTACGATCCAGAAAAGATGAGAGCTGAAGGCTTTACGTATTTTGGAGTGGGAAGATCCTGA